The Hordeum vulgare subsp. vulgare chromosome 4H, MorexV3_pseudomolecules_assembly, whole genome shotgun sequence genomic interval ACACGTGTAACATTTTCCAAGAAGATATTTACAGTTATTAATACACATGAAATTTTCCCACTTAGGTTTTCCTTCCATTTATGTTTCCaaatggaaaaataataatataaaaacaTGAACttgaaaaaactaaaacaaacttctGTGGTGCAATAGGAGTGCCATATATAATAAATATAGATATAGAAAAACGATTGACGAGGAACGCAAGAACCCTATAATTTAGGTCAAGTAGAGCATTACATGGTGGTCAGCTTGTGTGTACTAAGCAAACCGCACTAGAAGACCTGGAGGTCTTATGTTTGACCCTCTGTAttgggattttttttgtttcccataatgGTAGGTGAAAACCACATTACACATTTAACTTTAGGTGTTTTCTTGCAATTAAATATAATCAGAGGCAGTTTAAAAAATCATGCAATACACGAAACATATGTGAGACGTATCACAAGACCAGTTTGTCAAGTTTGTTGACCGTATTAAAGCGGTATTCTCAAGTTCTAGGACCGTATTGAAGTAGTTTGTGACTTTAAGGACCATTGTGGACATCGCCACCAAGTTTAAGGACCATACATGCATTTGACTCCTCgagaaacaaagaagaagaagacaaatttGGTATTGGTTGTGCTAATGGACCGAATCATAGCTaggtttttttgtttttaatagtACGAGAGATGCATTACTAATTTGGATTTTAAGTTTTTTTTTGTCATCTACTTTTGTTAGTTCATTTTCACTATTTATGTTCCCGATCCCATGCGCGAGTACTCCGACACATTTTTGAGAACACATGTCACAACTCGCATACAAGAGGAGGACACGTATACCAATACACGATGAACAAAAGGACACGCAAACACACAGTCCGTACATTGTCAATTAAGGGTGGATGTTGAGAGGAAATCAAATCGTTCATAGAATTCCTACGGAAGTCATTATAATCCAAAGGGTTGATGTTGATAAGGACTAGAACCAAAAAGATAATGACATTGGCGTCAAGAACTTGAGATGCCACTCCTAACAACATTGACCTCTAGCACGGGTCGTCACTTTCATAAAATGCCAGTTGGGCTGCCTCCCAGACTTCTTCCCAACAAGTATGTTACACATGCTTATTGAAAAGCCAttacatactccctccatttcataaTGTAATTTACCCGCTCTAAGTTTGAACATACATTTAATCAACAAGGCCGACTGTGACGGAAACAAAAATTTACAttatgaaatggagggagtataattttTGCTTCCGTGAGAATCGGTCTCTTCGATCAAATGTATAATCAAACCTAGGTTTTGGAAAGCACAAGCGCATTGTATCATGAAACGGAGATAGTACGTTACAAAGAAAGGTCATCACCTTCCGTTCTTCCCTCTatccaaacaaacaaaaacaGGTTTGGATCCTACAAAAAGTCCGAGTCACATTACCCCGAATCACGATTAGAATAGGCGTCGCTGGCGCTCTTCCAACCTAAAGGTCGGCCCGCCCGTGAGGCCATGACACAAATCACAACCCTTAATTTGTCCCGGCTCTCTGGCCGGCAGCTCCCAGGTCCCAGTCCCAACCCAACATTTTCTACAGGTACAGGCACGCATGGAAGTCGTGGTCTGCGTCCTTGACTCCTGCGCTGTAACCTAGCGCCAAGGTCCTGATAATTAACCGGTAGCATTGTCACGCAAGCTGCGACGACACCCGCCTGCTCCCTGCTCGTTGACGAGAGCAGAGCTGAGTAGAGTGCTGCGGCAGTACGTTGCTGCTGCCATAGTGCTAGCGTCGATCTGCAACCGTATTGCCGGTACAAGGttagccgccggtggatctgcgtGCGTGCGCATGAGGTTTCTCTTCGGTTTCTGTTTGGGCCCGGCGATCCTTATCTCTATCTCCATCGTCGTCCCACACGCCACAAAGGCGAAACCGAACGCGGAAAAGGACACGCCGGCCAGGCCAACGGGCCAAGGCCATCGCCATCGCCACCCCTCCTTCCTGATCGAGACCCCGGCCGTCACATCACCATTGCCGAACAAACCCTGTGCCTGTGCCTGTGCCTGTGCCGGCCGCTATAAAACCTCCAGGGAACccgcctccttcctcgccggcctatgtgcagctagctagctagcaccACGTGGTACCCGCCTACCACCGAACCAAGAGCCCGCCGCGAGCACGCGCTTCGCATGCACGGCGGTACCACCtcggctcttcttcttcctcctcctcggaccACGCCGTCTCTCTCCATGTTCTTCGTCTCCGATTCTATTTCTACTCTACGGGGAGCTAACTGCTAAGGAGCTAGCTAGCGTGATCCACTGATCTCTACTAGCTGGGGAGGGGAATAGGCATGGAGCCGGGAGCTGTTACGCCGTGCAGGGCGGTGGCCTTCTCGTGGGAGCAGGAGCCGGGGGTGTCCAAGGAGAGCCCGGCggccgaggaggagaagaagctgcCGTCCGGCGGAAGGAGTACGCCGGATAGCACCAAGAAGGCGGAGGGACGGACGCACAAGCTGCGCGTGCCGCCTCCGCCGGGAGCGCCGTCCCTGTCGCCGCCGGTGAAAGCGGTGGGGAGCAGGTCCAGCAGACGGGGCGTCCGGCCGGAGGAGGACCCGTTCCTGGCGGCCTACGTCGCCTGCACGGCCAGCGGCGGGAAGGCCGGCAGGGGGCACCACGAGGCCCAGAAGATGCTCGGGTGGGCCGGCCTTAGGCTCGCTCTTGGGCTTGGCCTCTCTTGCAAGAGGTCTTGTGGGGTTGCAGAGGAGAGTGTCGTCAGGCTGGCTAGAAACCACTGAAGTGAATGATAATAATTGTTAGATTATTACGACTATTTTGGGGGTTTTTTGTAATATGTTTTTTTCCTGATATTGTACCAATGTTGATGTCCTGTCATCACATGGTTCACATCATCTTTGCTAGTGGATGAGAAGTACCAAACAAATCAGAGTCCTTGAGTTTGGAGTTTTAACTTCACTCACGTTGTTTTTTGGAATGGTATCAGGACCTTGAATTTCAGCTAGAAAAGGTGATGGTGAAAAAAAAACTGAAGTGGGTGATAATTAAGTTACGACTAttcctgggttttttgtaatatgTGTTTCTTGGGTGTGATTTTGTACCAATATTGATGTGTTGTCATCCTATGGTGCAGATCATGTTCGTTAGTGAATGAGAAGTTTTGCCAAACAAACCAGAGTCCTGCAGTTTGGAGTTTTAATTTCACTCACATTATTTTTTActccctctgtttttaaatataagtatttttagagtTTTATGATGGTGGATTCACTCGTTTTggtccgtatgtagtccgtagtgcaatctctaaaaagacttatatttagaaactaaTGGAGTACAACGGTGTCATGACCTTGAATTTAAGCTAGAAAAGGCGAGTTCGCGAGGACCCATGAACATGTGACCAACTTCCCTACTTTGGTGGCAAAACTTTTCTATGAATGCCATAAATTATACCGGAGATATGCACACATATAGATGTGTAAATATGGACATCAAATTTCAGTCATGTTGGAGATAGTTATGTACCACAAATCTTAACACACCCAACCAAGAGGTGGCTTTTTGGTGGTACAAACTATCTTAAATTTTGAAGAGAATGAGCTTTGGTTTCATGAGCAACGAACTTTTGTCAGCACTGGAAGTATTGCTTTTTAGAAACAATTTCAGTACGTAGAAATTACATGAAGATTGTTTTGCAAAAAAAGGGAATCAGATGAACATTTAATTTGACATACTCCTACATCATTGCCTTATCTAACTTACATGAGCATTTATGTGTATGACTGGCATGTATTTCATAAAGTAGTATTTATGGAATGTTTTTAAAAAACTATCAACATATTTATCCAGTTATGAGTTACTAAAAATAATAGTAATATTTTTCACGAGCTTCAAGAAAATGTACTAGAATTACATACATATCGCACAAAAACTACAaaataattagaacagcaatatattgGTTGAAGTTAGAAGGTATGCAAAAATATTTTAATCCTAAGACACTATGTTCTATATTTGGTTCACCAACAACTAGGAAATATACTGGAATGCGAGACCAAAAAATCCATACCTTGCCACAGCTAAAAAAGAATTGGAATGACGTAGTTGGATCGTTAAGTTGTGGACGTTGAACCATGAAATTAAATGAAAACAAACTGAACTGCAGAAGAACAAAAAAAATTGCCGGGCTAATACACCGGGAGAGTGCGCTATATAGCACCTATTGCACAAAAAATGCCGCAAAAGCTATATGCTTACTCCGTTCCTAAGTATAATAATTTCTAAAGGTTTCAATAGGGGCTAGCACAATaaatgaatgtacactctaagatatgtttatatacatccatatgtagtccaaACTGAAATCACTAAAAAACCCAATATATACCCATATACATATTGCATATTACAATTTTTTCGGCCCAGTCTGTTGTTTGCTTTTAATATTTTGATTTTCTTTATTAagatttgtttctttttagtcatttctctttcttttttgctGTTTGTTAGAGTATTCTTATTTTTATTTCCATTGTTTGTTTGTTTATTCTTATTATTTTAACTTTGTTTTATTTGTTAGTTTAAAGTTTTTGTCCATCATTCAAGTTGCTTATTCTATCTTTTTTTATTTGCGTTCTTACAAAAAAAATGGGAACTAATTAGAAAAATACATGATTTTACAGTGTATTTTTATGTATAGTCATTTTTAAAACATAGGTTGAATGTTTTATAATACATCTACAATTCTTGTAAATTCTTCTTCAACATTTGTAAACACACATCAAACATTTTCTAAGTGCATGGTGGACATTTCAAAAAAGACGATCAACTCTTTTcaatacaaaataaaaatacatgatCAGTCATATTTAATGGTGTAAGAACAGTTGTGAAATCTATATTCAACTTTTTTCTAAATATAACAGGCAATTTATAATACACGGTGAAGGAGTATTCTAACATACGATGAATCTATTTAAAGTGATAAATTTAGGAAACACGAAGATGAGCATTTTAAATATATTGGCAATTGTTCCTTCATGAATTGTGAATATTCTCTAAATACACATCCGCCGACACTTTTCGACATACATGAATATTTTACCCAATAAAGTTAGAGAAACCAAAAACATATGAAAAAATTCGAGAGTTTGCAGTCTCGTTGCTCGCTTTTTTGTTAAACTGTCGAGCTTTCATTAAGGGCTGGCAATCTAGAGCTGAAGATGGGCTGGTCCGCTAAGTTGTAGCAGCTCTATCGGTTTTAGGGACCTTCCAAAGCTTACCAGCCGTTTTTTATTAGTTTTGGAGACCTTCAAGAAAGGTTCCTGAACCGGGTTTGTTTTGTTTTCTCTAGTTATTACTTCCTTCGtatcaaaataaatgtctcagcTTTGTACTAGTTGTAGTATATAATTGTACTAAGTTTAAAACACTTATTTTAAGACAGAGGGAGTGCTTTATTGTTCATCTttttctgtttacttttctttttcttttttgttttcctttttgttcTTCCATCTTTTGTTTTTCCCTATATTTTCTTTTCAATAATTTCAAATATTTATAGACAGTTTGAACAAATATTTCACGTCTTTAATTTTTGTTCACAATTTTAGAAAATATTCATGTTGAAAAAATCTTGTGGTATTTACAAAATAATTATATTTTTCCAAAATtgttcaaaaattcaaaaaatgtactTGTTTTTAAATTTCATACACAATTTCAAAAATTGACCGTGTCTCAGAAAAGTTAAGAAATCTTAAAAACAATTCATGTTTTTAAATTTGTCACTATTTCAAACAAAAATGTTCATGTCTTAAAGAATgttcttggtttcaaaatttgttcgcaatttcagaaaaatgttcatgtttaacaAATGTTCACGGTTTCATCATTTTGTTTGCAATTTCAACAAGTGTTCCCATGTTTCATATTTTATTCGTAATTCCAAAAAAGCATAAAATAGAATTTCGTTTGCATTAAAAAATGTtatgttttaaattatttttccagaatttcaaaatgttcatgttttccaGTTTGTTCAAATCCTAATATCTGTTCGTGAACTCAATTTGTCTTTTTtggaaatttcaaaaaatgttcatattttttgaattcttcctttataaaaaaaattttaatttcattatatattatTTCTTTACCAAATTATTggaatgattttttattttttttataatatttagaaaatgttcatgtttccAAACAATTGTTCAAAATTTCATTTTGCAGGAGTTTTAAAAAGTTCCTGTTTCAAAAATTGTTGACAAGTTAAGAAAATAGAGAAGAATCAAAAAAAGAAGTGAAAGATAAAAAAGAAACAGCAAAAGGACAAGAAAAGAAGGAggaaagaagaaataagaaaataagCCGATTTTATAAAAAAACTAGAGAAGGTTCATAAAAACTAAAGCAAAATTAAataattaagaaaaataaaaataaaataaataaatgataaTTTAAGAAAAATAAACGTAAAATATAATGAAACAGGAAACCGGTTcagggaaccttctagaaggttcATGAAGACAAAAAGAATTGGTTAGGAAAATCTAGAAGGTTCTCAAAACCGAAAACGCTGTAAATTGTTAATGAGACGGTCTAGGTTATCGCTCGATCGCGAGGGTGTGTGCGCAAAAGGTCGCTCCTTTGGCGCAACGTGTATCCAATAGGAAATTCCTTGAATTTTGGGAGGAAAAGCGAGCTCTGGTCGTGAGGGGTGTGACTCGTGGTTACGGCTCAGCACAAGCAAATAAATAAATAGCAACGCTCTCGAAATGGCCAGGAAACCAGTTCGCCTGGTCACTTCAACAAACAAAACAATTCCCCTGAAGCCTTCTTTCAAGGAGATGAGCCTTCATCTAAAAAAAGAAAATCCTAAAAAAACATGGTCCAGTTTCATCATTCACATGACTCTCATGTCGAGAGGGATTAGAAACTATATCTGGCCACGGGCGGGGCCGGGCCGGGCTGGGCTTGGGGCGGCCCCTAAAAAGACCACGAGAGAAAACTAAGACCGAGGCCCGGCCTAGGCCCTACCATCGGGCCTACTTTGAAGCCCAAGCCCGTTTCATCTGTTGAACGTGGGTCGTGCCTCTTCCTTAAAATCCCAATATAGCAAGCCCAAGCCCGCCCCGACCCTCTTGGTGGGCTCAAAACTCAGGCCCATGACCGGCCCATGGCAAGACCATCGGGTCTAGGCCCTGGATTTTAGGGTCGGGCCTGGGCGGGCTGGTTGGGCCCGGGCGGAGATGCCCAGGTATATTAGTAACCAACAATGTCGGCACACTCAATAAAAAACGAGGTATTAGATTCCTCCAAACAGGGGTTAAACCAAAGTCATGATTTATCTGCGGTAAGATCATCACACATGTTCACATATGATAACCTACGACGCATTCTTTATATTGAACTGTATATGTGAATTGCTTAGGGCCCGCTTGGATTGTCGTTTTCAGAGCAAATGCATCGGTGAAATATACTCCGTAAGGAAAAAACCACACCAGCTACCTATGTGCGCTTGGTCGATTGTTTTTGGCCTGTAACATTTACACCGATTCGATCGATTACACCCGTAATTAGCCGGTATTTGATACATACCTGAGCCGGCCGTTTTTCCCACCACTTTGAAAATGGTAGTATGTCGTATATTACTAGACATCGGTATTAAGCAGTCGTAATTTGTTACGGGTGTAAAATTTTTTGTGGGATTCCAAGCGGAGCCTTAGTTTTTTCTCATCGGGTTAGACTTTTATTTGGGTAGAAGACTAGTGGATGACGCTGAAATGTCAACAGCCTAGCAGGGGGGCTTGTTTATGTCCTGGTTTTGTGAAGCCAAGTTGGATCGTTCGTCGCCAAATAAAATGAAATAACAAGTGGAGTTGGATCGTGCTGGTAAGGAGCAGGGGCTCTTGTCTTACCAGGAAGAGAAGAAAACAAGCACTCCGGATTAACTAATTACAAAAAGCCTCACACACCCATTCCTGCTCTGCTCGCTGAAGCTTCCTCCCCCTCGACAAGACACACCACACGGGCGTCATCAAGAGGTTAAGACGGGATCGATGGAGGGGCCACGTGAAGACGAGGAGAAGGGGGCGAAATAAGCATAAGACACGCAATGTTTGTCACATATGATCAGATATAGAAAGTTAGTATTGGAGTACTACGCGGCAGCTGCAGTACGTAGGGGCCATTAACCAACCCCGGTTTTGTTTATAGCCCAGCGCTCGGTGCTTCGTCGCTCCGGCGTCCgtgcttgcatgcatgcatgcacgtgtagaaagaaagaaaagattaATGGGGATGGagtggccggccggccggccggagCGCACGGCACGACCACGACAAAGGAGGGGCCGCGACAGGGCATCCAAGGCTGGCTGGGTGCGACCGAACTGCTGCTGCCGGAGACGGAAGGGAAAGGACTCTAGTAGTACTCCACTGCCCACACTTCCTGTGGTCCGGCTGTGCATTCGTTCGCATCGCGTCTGCGGACGGTCGATGATGGTTGGGTTGGGTGTCTCGCCGCACATGTCGGTCATGGCTTGGGTTTCTAGCAGCACGAGAGGCGGAACAGTTAAGCTTGGATGGAGAGCAAGGACAAGAGACTAGGTAGCAGATCAACGCTGTCCTGTAAAAGCGGCATATATGTACATGTTCCTAAAATGGATTATGCCGTATCGCCAAAACATGCATCCAGTACACAAACGcttctagtactccctccgtaaaaaaataatataagagcgtttagataacTACTGTAGTGAACACTGAACAGCAGACGCACGGCTCGATCGACTGCATGATTATGCTTATGATTGTACCGTCGCGGACGGGACGAGGGGAAGCGTACCACCCCTACATCACTGTGTACGTAGGCACCAACACGTACCGCGCCCACAGCGGCGGTTGCAGGTTGGGGTCGGCTCTCGGGTGCGGCATCGGCATCGGCATCGGCATCGGCATCGGCTAGTATCAGCGTTCGGGCAACCGTGCGAcctgccaccaccaccgccgcgccATTAATGGCGCACATGGCGTGACGCCGCTGGAGCCGGCCCGGGCCGTGACCCAGCTCGCTCGCCGGTTCATCCCTCGCGCTACGGCGGCCATGCTTGCATGCCCGGCGAGGCCGGCCGGAGCCCCCGCCCGGAAAGCGACTGCACGTACGGGCCGCAGCAACGACCGCCATGACCATGAATGCCGCTGCGTAAAGCTACACTACTACCGGTCCATCAGTCCATGTGTCCTTGCCAACACCACCCTGCTGAAAACCGATCGTCCGTTCGTGGCAACggctgaatttttttgtttctgctGATACATAGTATAAACTTGGTGGTACATCAACCGTGAACTGTACTGCTGAGTTTCGACCAAGCGGGTCAGCCGTGTCGACCGAGTGATTCCTCGAGCTCACACGATCGACTCAAGCGACCTGCCTCGTTTGCATGTGGCTAGAAAAACGGAGATTTCATAGCAACTCCATATATCCACATCCATGGAGTTCCAGAGAAGACGGgttgacgaggaggaggaatggAGGAGTAGTATCACATCACGCTAATAAATATTTCTGCGGCGCGCCCACGCCCGCGCATGTGTGCGTGTTGATGGCGAGGCGTTCAATAAATGATGGGGCTTTGTCCCCTTCTAACCGCCGTTTTGATTTGCTGCGATTTCAGGTAGTACTCGTACAGCTGCCGGACCCTCCACACCATCGAGCCAAAGACAAGATCATCATCTACTCCAGCTCTGCTAAAAATACATACAAATTTCGGTTATATTCCCTCTATACCCTaaaataaatacaaagttaagacacttaCTTTGAAACGAAAGTGTATTTGTTTGCAAATTGGAACATGGTTCACTATATTCGAGCACGGGTCATTAAATTCGGTACCTCAAACGCCTACACGCGCATCTCTCAATTTTCATCATTTACATCTGCAGCCCTTATATCTGATGCTCTATATCCGTACTAGTCATCCAACATAACGTAGATCATCGCAAGGACAATGAAACGGATGCACATTTCAATCATCAAAAGATCACAAACGAGTCTCCATATGTTAGTCAAAGTTCCGCATAATCCACATATGGCGGACATGTTCTAACTAGAGGCATAAATAACTAGAAATTAACGGCGGAGACACTGGATATTCACCACTTTCTCGTCGGACCTTTGCCCTTTCGGTCGCCGGTGCAATTTATAGAGTGTGCGACACGTGGTGGATCGTCAGAGTCGTGGGAGGTggagttgtggtcgtcgtcgtcgaacGTGGAGTCGGAGAGGACGATGAGCCCCTTCATCCGCTAGACTTCCCTATATTGTTGCCGCTTGAGCTTGGCCACCCGAGCTGCCTACGACGCCTCGCGCTTCAACTGCTCAATGGCAAGCCGAAGGGCCTTGGGGTTCTTCTTTCGTAGCCGGCGAGCTTTCGCTTTCGTCATCATCACCAATCGGCGGTAGACCCAAGCGTGGAGTTGCTTGCCCTCGTCGGGATCTGTCGGCAACTCACGGCGACGACAC includes:
- the LOC123447056 gene encoding uncharacterized protein LOC123447056 gives rise to the protein MEPGAVTPCRAVAFSWEQEPGVSKESPAAEEEKKLPSGGRSTPDSTKKAEGRTHKLRVPPPPGAPSLSPPVKAVGSRSSRRGVRPEEDPFLAAYVACTASGGKAGRGHHEAQKMLGWAGLRLALGLGLSCKRSCGVAEESVVRLARNH